Genomic window (Paenibacillus sp. 37):
TCCTGTCGAGAAAAAGAGTCGTGTGCTCATCCGGGTTGATTTCACGTAGAGAAGCTCTGTTCTGAAGGGTGAGCCGGGTAATATATTTATCCTCCTCCGCTTCCAGATACGAGACATGAATTCCTTGCAGACGCTCCTGCTGACTGCCAATGCCCAGAATAATATTACATTTGAACGTATGTTCAAGTTCCATACGAACCCGCCCGCGAAGCTGCTCCAGATATACGGATATGCTGTCATCGGAGTGATACTTGAGCAGAAGCACCAACTCGGTTCGGCTTCGAATATAAGGAAGAAGTTCAACGTGGGGATCACGAGTTTCCTCCAGTATGGGAAGTAGCTTTTTCATCAGGGATTCCGGGTCCCGGGAATCATCTGTTAATCGAACGTCGATAATGACAATGGTATAATACCTGGCCGAGAGAGGAAGTGAGAGTTGTTTGGCTGATTCAATTGCATCGGTTGTACCGATGAGTCCTCCGCACAGATCGGCCAGCAGTTTTTCTTTGGTGATCGTCCGGTTTGTCATGCGTTGATGTTCTTCATCCATTTGTTTGCTGACCTTATGCAGCATTTGGATTAGCTCTGCTGCACTAATGGGCTTTAGACAGTACTCGGTCACCCCAAGTCGGATGGCCTCCTGGGCATAGCTGAATTCATCATGACCACTCATGATAATGATTTTGATATCAGGTTGTTGAGTGCGAACAATGGAGGTCAGTTCCAATCCGTTCATAAATGGCATTTTGATATCTGTAATCAAAATATCCGGAGCCCACTCATGAATTAAAGGTAACGCAAGCTCGCCGTCGGGTGCATCCCCGCAGTAGTGAAAACCTTCCTTTTCCCAATCGATGCAGCTCCGTATATTCTCCCGAATTCCAATTTCGTCATCCACGATCATCACCTTTTTCAACGGTTAACCTCCTTGCTTTTGGGGATACGAATCATAAATGTGCTGCCTTCCATATACGTACTTTCCATTTCAACACCATAAGATGGTCCAAAATATAGTCGAATCCGGTGATGTACATTGAGCAGACCGAATCCGCCTTCCTGCTCGTCATCTTGGGGTGAACGGGAAGCAGCCGGCTTCTCCAGCTCTTCACGTAATTGTGCCAATCGATCCGCAGACATGCCAATTCCGTTATCCTGTACGGTGAGAATGATGCTATTGTCCTCTACATATCCGTGTATGGATATCAGCCCTTGACCGCGTTTGTTCTTGATCCCATGATAGAGCGCGTTTTCAATCAGGGGCTGCAGCGTCATTTTCAAAATGGGATAATCCTGAAGCTCACGATCAACGCTGATCTCGTAGGTGAGAATATCGTGGTACCTCATCTGTTGAATAACCAAGTAACTCCGCGCATGTTCAAGCTCGGTTTGAATGGATACCCAGTCGAATCCTTTGTTCAGACTCAAACGAAAGAACTTCGAGAGGGCTTGCACAAGTTTGATTACATTTTCTTTTTTCTCTGCTTCAGCCATCCATAAAATAGACTCCAACGTGTTATACAGGAAATGAGGGTTGATTTGAGCTTGCAGCGTACGTAGTTCAGCTATTTTCACCTGTTCATTCTCCCGGATGCTCTTTTCGATTAGCATTTTGAGCTTATCCAGCATCACGTTGAAGCTTTTGCCCAGATCAGCAATTTCGTCCGAGCCGTGTGGTGTGACTTTGGCTTCCAAGTAACCGTTTGCAGCTTTACGCATCTTGTTCATCAGAATTTGGATGGGAAGAATCAGTCGATTATTCAGGAAAAAATATAACGATATTGCAAAGAAGGCACTTAACAAAACCGTGATGATGATTAATTGGCGAATGCTATTGGCCTCTGCAATGATTTCCTGATAAGGAGCTACCCCGATCATCTTCCATCCGGTCTGTTTTGAGGTGCTGTATACAACAAACTGGGGCTTGGATCCTGCAGACAGAATAAAGCTGTCGTGCTGTAGATGTAAAGGGACCGATCGGATCTGATCCATCATGGTTATGGATGCCGTGGTGGCATCCGGCCTGAAGAGTGTATTTCCGTGTTGATCACTAATATAGAAAAAACCGGAATCCTTAATGGGGGTATTCGTCAAAAAATCATCAATGAACGAATCATTTAAATCAATTACTATGAACCCGATGACCTCATGTGTAATTCTCTCTTTGACCGTGGTTATAATTGAAAGCGCATTCTGTTTAGAGTAAGCAAACCCATCCAGCCTGTTATATTCGGCATAGGCTGCAGAATGAGGAATGCGCAGAATGGCATCCGGATACTGTATCAGATACTTGAAGTACGGGTTACGCAGCGGATTTCGTTCCAGCTTGAACACGCCTTTTCGTTCACTTATGCCTTTTCCATAAAAATTCACGAACGAGATATTAAGTACCTTGTCATACTTGTAGGTTTCCCGATAAAGATTGTATGTCTGAAGGATGGCTTTGGCTTCCGGGTAGGACTCCGATTGAGAATACAGATATTGAAGCACTTGCGGGTTCTTGCCCAGTTCGAGCAGCCGTTCCGTATCCTCAAACAAGATGTCAATGTTCCTGGCAAGCTGGTCGGCAACCAGCTGTGTCGAGGCCTTGTTATGATTGGATACGACCGTATAAGATTTGTGGTAAGAAATCAATCCAACCACGATCAGTGGTACTGAACTGAGGATGATAAACATGCTGAGTAATTTAAGCCTGAGGCTTGAAGCAATCCATTGAATGAGTTTCAACGTATTCCACTCCATCTGAAGGGATCAAAAATGTATCATTAGTATAACATGATTTTCTAATATGTAAGAGAATCGCTAAATACTACACAATTAAACAAAGAAATTACACTTTTTAAACTCCATTTTTTGAAATTACTAAATTATTACATAAATAAAGTATGAGACTCCATATAAGCTCGGAATGAAAGCGTTTTATAATGTGGTCACACCACAAGGTGAAACGAAAAAAAGGGAGGATCACAATATGCGAACCAAAAAAAAGTGGGGACTTGCCATAACCTTGGCTATGGTGATGCTGGTCAGCACGGCATGTAGCAGTACCAATGGAGGAGCAGGCTCCGATAATGAAACTTCAACGAATGGGAATGGCAGTACACCTGCCAGCGCCAAAACAATTACGCTTGGTTTTTCGCAGGTTGGTGCGGAGAGTGGCTGGCGTTCGGCGAATACCAAGTCGATTCAGGAATCAGCCAAAGAAGCGGGTTATGATTTGAAATTCTCCGATGCGCAGCAGAAGCAGGAAAATCAAATTAAAGCTTTGCGATCCTTCATACAACAGAAGGTGACGGTGATCGCTTTTTCCCCTGTTGTAGAATCCGGTTGGGATACCGTATTGAAGGAAGCGAAGGATGCAGGAATTCCCGTGATTTTGACGGACCGTGCTGTGGATTCCCCGGATAAAACCCTCTACAAAACCTTTATTGGCTCCGACTTTGTAGAAGAAGGACGCAAAGCAGGTCAGTGGCTGAGTGACCAATACAAGGACACACAAGACGAGATCAACATTGTTGAGCTGCAGGGTACAACAGGCTCCGCACCAGCGAATGACCGTCAAGAGGGCTTTATGGAATTGATTGCTTCCAATTCGAAGCTTAAATTGATTGCTTCACAATCGGGTGACTTTACACGTGCCAAAGGCAAAGAAGTCATGCAAGCTTTCCTCAAAGCACATAAAAAAATAGATGTTCTCTATGCACATAATGACGATATGGCACTTGGTGCAATTCAGGCCATTGAAGCGGCAGGATTGAAACCAGGCGTAGATATTACCATTATCTCTGTGGATGCCGTGAAGGATGGGATGCAGGCTGCTGCTGATGGCAAAATCAACTTTATCGTTGAATGTAATCCGTTGTTAGGACCTCAATTAATGGAAGCGGTTCAATCAGTAGTAGACGGGAAAGACATCGAACCCCGAATCGTTACGGATGAGACGACCTTCACATCGGAGCAAGCCAAAGAAGCATTGCCAACACGCGAATATTAAAAGCAGATTCGTATAACACCGAAAAGTCATTTTTCGACTAGGCTGTCGCTAAATGACTTTTTTCCATAACAAAGGAGAGGGTTATATGGCCGAGCAAGCACCCATTTTGCAAATGACAGGCATCACCAAACAATTTCCCGGGGTTAAAGCGCTGTCCAGCGTCAGCTTTCGCTTGTTTTCGGGCGAGATTCATGCCTTGATGGGTGAGAACGGAGCGGGGAAGTCGACGCTTATTAAAGTTTTGACCGGCGTTTATTCCATTGATGAAGGAACGGTAAGCATGGATAACCGGGATCTTTCGATCTCCGGTCCGCTTGAAGCGCAAAAGGCGGGAATCAGTACCGTTTACCAAGAGGTCAATCTCTGTCCCAACTTAACGGTTGCTGAGAATATTTTCATCGGGCGTGAGCCGATGCGATTTGGCAAAATCAATTGGAAGCAAATGAACAAAGATGCGGAGAACATTCTGCGAGACAGATTACATCTGTCCATCGACGTTAAGGCTCCTTTACAGACCTACTCAGTCGCGATGCAACAACTGATTGCAATTGCAAGAGCACTCAGCATCTCGGCAAAAGTGCTCATATTGGATGAACCCACATCCAGTCTGGACAAAAACGAGGTTCAGCAACTGTTTCGTATTATGCACAAATTAAAGAGTGAAGGTCTCGCAATTCTTTTTGTTACTCATTTTCTTGATCAGGTATACGAAATGTCGGATCGTCTAACGGTGCTCCGTAACGGGGAATTGGAAGGAGAGTACATAGCCGCAGAACTTCCACGCATGGAACTGGTGCTCAAGATGATCGGCAAGGAGCTCGAGGTGCTTGAGGAGCTTCCGAAGGAAGCGGATGCTGCCCAGGCGGAGTCGGGAGAACTGTTAATTACCGCTAAGGCACTTGGACGCAAAGGAGCAATTGAGCCTTTTGATCTGGACATTCGCAAGGGAGAAGTCGTGGGCTTGGCTGGGTTATTGGGGTCTGGTCGTACCGAGATCGCTCGCCTTTTCTTTGGTGCAGATCGTTCAGATGTAGGCAAGCTGCTCGTTGTAGATACAGGAAGTACGGTCAAGTCGCCGCGTCATGCAATTGATCAGAATATTGCCTTTTGCTCCGAGAACCGTAAAACCGAAGGCATAATCGATGATTTGACCATTCGGGAGAACATTATTCTGGCTTTACAAGCGACACGAGGTTGGTCCAAACCAATCTCACGCAAGAAACAGGATGAGATCGCCGAAAAGTACATCAACCTGTTAAATATCCATCCGAAAAACCCGGAGCATTTAATTAAAAATCTGAGTGGCGGTAATCAGCAAAAGGTGTTGCTTGCACGGTGGCTGCTGATGAACCCCGATCTGTTGATTCTTGATGAACCTACGCGTGGAATTGATATCGGTGCAAAGACTGAGATACAGAAGCTGGTGCTCTCTCTGTCGAAGCAGGGCATGGCCGTGCTGTTCATTTCGTCCGAGCTGGAAGAAGTGATTCGTGTCAGCCACCGAATTGCCGTAATCCGGGACCGCAAAAAAGTGAAAGAACTTAGCGGGGATCAGATCCATCAACAGCAAATCATGAAAGCAATGGCAGGAGGTTAAAGAGATGGCGGGCAAGATGCGTAAACATCATTTGTTTTGGCCGTTATGTATGCTTGGTTTACTTTTAATCTTTAATTTGCTGTACTCTCCGGATTTCTTCTCCCTCGTCATGCGTGAAGGGAATCTGTATGGCAGCTTGATTGATATTCTCAATTTTGGAGCGCCTTTAATTCTGGTATCAATCGGCATGACACTGGTGATTGCGACCGGAGGTATCGACTTGTCCGTGGGCTCCATTGTAGCGATCTCCGGTGCCGTGGCTTGTATGAGCATCAGCAGAGGAGTGGATCAGAGTTCGCTTTGGCTTGTGTTGGGTGCACTTGGATTATCTATAGGTCTCTCACTGATCTTGGGTATATGGAACGGAGCGCTGGTTTCGGTTGCCCGAATCCAGCCCATTATTGCAACGCTTATCCTGATGGTAGCCGGACGTGGGATTGCGCAATTAATTACGAGTGGACAGATTATTACGGTATCCAACGCGAACTACGCCTATATCGGGGCAGGTTCGCTTGCAGCATTACCTTTTTCCATCTTCATCGTATTAACTGTGCTGCTTGTTGCCTCATTGCTGACGAGAAAAACGGCACTGGGACTGTTTATTGAATCGGTCGGAAGCAACGCAAACGCGAGCCAACTGGCAGGTATTCGTTCAAAAACGGTTATTCTCACGGTATATGTCTTCTGTGGTCTGTGTGCCGGCATTGCCGGGCTTATTCTCAGCTCGAATGTATCCAGTGCGGATGGAAATAACGCAGGTCTGTGGTATGAACTTGATGCCATTCTTGCGGTAGTCATCGGGGGTACTTCGCTCAATGGTGGTCGTTTCTATCTAATGGGTACCGTCGTTGGAGCACTCATTATCCAAACCTTAACAACGACGATCTATATGATTGGAGTCCCGCCAGAAGTTACGCTGGTTGTCAAAGCCTTTGTTGTACTGGCCGTATGTTTGATTCAATCCGATTCATTCCGCAATTCCATGGTGATCCGTTGGAAAAAACGGAAGTTTCCAGCCGAACAGGGGGTTAACCGCCATGTTTCTTAATCGTAAGTATCTCCCGGTCCTTGTCACCTTCGGTTTGCTGGCCGTGATGTTTGCTATAGGCTCTTTCCGGTATACAGGGTTCTTTTCCACACAGGTATTGCTTAATCTTCTCATTGATAACGCATTTCTGATTATCACGGCGATTGGCATGACTTTTGTGATTGTATCGGGAGGAATCGACCTGTCGGTTGGTTCTGTCATTGCGCTGACGACCATCATTAGCGCAAGTCTGGTCGAGAAGCAAGGGTGGTCGCCTGCGATCGTTATACCGATGGTGCTTGTCATGGGTGCGCTCTTTGGCACAGTCATGGGGGCGATCATCCACTATTTTAAAATTCAGCCTTTCATCGTGACACTGGCAGGCATGTTTTTGGCGCGGGGGCTGTGTTATGTCATTAGTCTCGACACCATTACCATTACAAATTCATTTTACACACAGGTTGCGCAGGCGAAAATTTCCCTGCCAGGGGGCAGCTTTGTCTCCATTAATGTCATTATTGCTCTGGTCATTGTACTGCTCGCGATCTACCTGGCACATTACACTCGGTTCGGGCGCAACGTTTACGCCATCGGCGGAAGCGAGCAATCCGCGCTGCTTATGGGACTGCCGGTTGCACGTACCAAAATCCTGGTGTACACGTTCAGCGGTTTGTGCTCCGCGCTTGCCGGTGTTGTCTTCACCTTTTACATGTTATCCGGTTATGGATTACACGCCATGGGTCTTGAACTCGATACCATCGCCGCTGTTGTAATAGGAGGCACCTTGTTAACAGGTGGTGTGGGGTATGTGGCGGGAACCTTTATTGGTGTATTGATCCAGGGGGCTATCCAAACTATAATTAGCTTCGAAGGCACGCTAAGCTCATGGTGGACCAAGATTGTGATTGGCCTAATGTTGTTTGTTTTTATTTTATTCCAACGACTGCTTAGCGGGC
Coding sequences:
- a CDS encoding response regulator is translated as MMIVDDEIGIRENIRSCIDWEKEGFHYCGDAPDGELALPLIHEWAPDILITDIKMPFMNGLELTSIVRTQQPDIKIIIMSGHDEFSYAQEAIRLGVTEYCLKPISAAELIQMLHKVSKQMDEEHQRMTNRTITKEKLLADLCGGLIGTTDAIESAKQLSLPLSARYYTIVIIDVRLTDDSRDPESLMKKLLPILEETRDPHVELLPYIRSRTELVLLLKYHSDDSISVYLEQLRGRVRMELEHTFKCNIILGIGSQQERLQGIHVSYLEAEEDKYITRLTLQNRASLREINPDEHTTLFLDRNSFLEFLKIGSPNLRDHFVQEFAAPLQSFDWKSSSYGFYLLNDLTLESFRLANQLFRMSDHSDENITSLQQTIRKITCWEDCTQYLCSLLNLLWQRRAACSGKYSDVIDQVKAYVSREYNNEQVSLKMISAHVRISPSHLSKIFSQETGQTITEYLTQIRIGKAKELLKTTNNKTFEVAYKVGYNDSHYFSNIFKKTTGFTPREYRTQGTEASQTRPSDMRKEPMYE
- a CDS encoding sensor histidine kinase, whose translation is MKLIQWIASSLRLKLLSMFIILSSVPLIVVGLISYHKSYTVVSNHNKASTQLVADQLARNIDILFEDTERLLELGKNPQVLQYLYSQSESYPEAKAILQTYNLYRETYKYDKVLNISFVNFYGKGISERKGVFKLERNPLRNPYFKYLIQYPDAILRIPHSAAYAEYNRLDGFAYSKQNALSIITTVKERITHEVIGFIVIDLNDSFIDDFLTNTPIKDSGFFYISDQHGNTLFRPDATTASITMMDQIRSVPLHLQHDSFILSAGSKPQFVVYSTSKQTGWKMIGVAPYQEIIAEANSIRQLIIITVLLSAFFAISLYFFLNNRLILPIQILMNKMRKAANGYLEAKVTPHGSDEIADLGKSFNVMLDKLKMLIEKSIRENEQVKIAELRTLQAQINPHFLYNTLESILWMAEAEKKENVIKLVQALSKFFRLSLNKGFDWVSIQTELEHARSYLVIQQMRYHDILTYEISVDRELQDYPILKMTLQPLIENALYHGIKNKRGQGLISIHGYVEDNSIILTVQDNGIGMSADRLAQLREELEKPAASRSPQDDEQEGGFGLLNVHHRIRLYFGPSYGVEMESTYMEGSTFMIRIPKSKEVNR
- a CDS encoding ABC transporter substrate-binding protein, which codes for MRTKKKWGLAITLAMVMLVSTACSSTNGGAGSDNETSTNGNGSTPASAKTITLGFSQVGAESGWRSANTKSIQESAKEAGYDLKFSDAQQKQENQIKALRSFIQQKVTVIAFSPVVESGWDTVLKEAKDAGIPVILTDRAVDSPDKTLYKTFIGSDFVEEGRKAGQWLSDQYKDTQDEINIVELQGTTGSAPANDRQEGFMELIASNSKLKLIASQSGDFTRAKGKEVMQAFLKAHKKIDVLYAHNDDMALGAIQAIEAAGLKPGVDITIISVDAVKDGMQAAADGKINFIVECNPLLGPQLMEAVQSVVDGKDIEPRIVTDETTFTSEQAKEALPTREY
- a CDS encoding sugar ABC transporter ATP-binding protein, which codes for MAEQAPILQMTGITKQFPGVKALSSVSFRLFSGEIHALMGENGAGKSTLIKVLTGVYSIDEGTVSMDNRDLSISGPLEAQKAGISTVYQEVNLCPNLTVAENIFIGREPMRFGKINWKQMNKDAENILRDRLHLSIDVKAPLQTYSVAMQQLIAIARALSISAKVLILDEPTSSLDKNEVQQLFRIMHKLKSEGLAILFVTHFLDQVYEMSDRLTVLRNGELEGEYIAAELPRMELVLKMIGKELEVLEELPKEADAAQAESGELLITAKALGRKGAIEPFDLDIRKGEVVGLAGLLGSGRTEIARLFFGADRSDVGKLLVVDTGSTVKSPRHAIDQNIAFCSENRKTEGIIDDLTIRENIILALQATRGWSKPISRKKQDEIAEKYINLLNIHPKNPEHLIKNLSGGNQQKVLLARWLLMNPDLLILDEPTRGIDIGAKTEIQKLVLSLSKQGMAVLFISSELEEVIRVSHRIAVIRDRKKVKELSGDQIHQQQIMKAMAGG
- a CDS encoding ABC transporter permease, producing MAGKMRKHHLFWPLCMLGLLLIFNLLYSPDFFSLVMREGNLYGSLIDILNFGAPLILVSIGMTLVIATGGIDLSVGSIVAISGAVACMSISRGVDQSSLWLVLGALGLSIGLSLILGIWNGALVSVARIQPIIATLILMVAGRGIAQLITSGQIITVSNANYAYIGAGSLAALPFSIFIVLTVLLVASLLTRKTALGLFIESVGSNANASQLAGIRSKTVILTVYVFCGLCAGIAGLILSSNVSSADGNNAGLWYELDAILAVVIGGTSLNGGRFYLMGTVVGALIIQTLTTTIYMIGVPPEVTLVVKAFVVLAVCLIQSDSFRNSMVIRWKKRKFPAEQGVNRHVS
- the yjfF gene encoding galactofuranose ABC transporter, permease protein YjfF, with the protein product MFLNRKYLPVLVTFGLLAVMFAIGSFRYTGFFSTQVLLNLLIDNAFLIITAIGMTFVIVSGGIDLSVGSVIALTTIISASLVEKQGWSPAIVIPMVLVMGALFGTVMGAIIHYFKIQPFIVTLAGMFLARGLCYVISLDTITITNSFYTQVAQAKISLPGGSFVSINVIIALVIVLLAIYLAHYTRFGRNVYAIGGSEQSALLMGLPVARTKILVYTFSGLCSALAGVVFTFYMLSGYGLHAMGLELDTIAAVVIGGTLLTGGVGYVAGTFIGVLIQGAIQTIISFEGTLSSWWTKIVIGLMLFVFILFQRLLSGRRVSSKSLH